A DNA window from SAR202 cluster bacterium contains the following coding sequences:
- a CDS encoding response regulator transcription factor: MINVLVVDNHTLVRQGIIRLLAVDDSINIVGEASNGFDALGKARDLKPDVVLTDIYMPGLDGLSLTGLLKNEMPEVQVVIVSASLTEEDIVEGVRSGARGFIPKNTDAANMIKQVKQAAAGGVALTEDVTAKPVTALAQKVERRNSGNSILYAPLSEREKDVLEFMAQGKSNKYTADALVVSVNTIRAHVRSLMQKLNVENRTQLAIYGLREGFGLHRAKPVVNSQSRSAAQAP, from the coding sequence ATGATTAACGTCCTGGTTGTTGATAACCACACCCTGGTACGACAGGGCATCATTCGTCTTCTCGCAGTCGATGACAGTATTAACATCGTCGGCGAGGCATCCAACGGCTTTGACGCTCTCGGAAAAGCCCGTGATTTGAAACCGGACGTAGTGCTGACCGATATATACATGCCTGGACTAGATGGCCTCTCCCTTACCGGGCTGCTCAAAAATGAGATGCCGGAGGTGCAAGTGGTCATCGTTTCTGCCTCATTGACCGAAGAGGACATTGTTGAAGGCGTGCGTTCGGGCGCCCGCGGTTTTATCCCCAAGAACACCGATGCCGCCAACATGATCAAGCAGGTGAAGCAGGCCGCCGCTGGCGGCGTAGCCCTGACCGAAGACGTGACTGCCAAGCCGGTTACCGCGCTGGCCCAAAAAGTCGAGCGGCGCAACAGCGGCAACTCCATCCTTTATGCTCCTCTATCTGAACGAGAAAAGGACGTTCTGGAATTCATGGCCCAGGGGAAATCCAACAAGTACACAGCAGACGCCCTGGTCGTGTCAGTCAACACCATCAGGGCCCACGTGCGCAGCCTTATGCAAAAGCTGAACGTGGAAAACCGCACCCAGCTGGCCATTTACGGCCTCAGGGAAGGCTTTGGATTGCACCGGGCTAAGCCGGTGGTTAACAGTCAATCACGGTCCGCCGCGCAGGCGCCTTAG